From the genome of Symphalangus syndactylus isolate Jambi chromosome 7, NHGRI_mSymSyn1-v2.1_pri, whole genome shotgun sequence, one region includes:
- the GPR151 gene encoding G-protein coupled receptor 151, producing the protein MLAAAFADSNSSSMNVSFAHLHFAGGYLPSDSQDWRTIIPALLVAVCLVGFVGNLCVIGILLHSAWKGKPSMIHSLILNLSLADLSLLLFSAPVRATAYSKSVWDLGWFVCKSSDWFIHTCMAAKSLTIVVVAKVCFMYASDQAKQVSIHNYTIWSVLVAIWTVASLLPLPEWFFSTIRHHEGVEMCLVDVPAVAEEFMSMFGKLYPLLAFGLPLFFASFYFWRAYDQCKKRGTKTQNLRNQIHSKQVTVMLLSIAITSALLWLPEWVAWLWVWHLKAAGPAPPQGFIALSQVLMFSISSANPLIFLVMSEEFREGLKGIWKWMITKKPPAVSESQETPAGNSEGLPDKVPSPESPASISEKEKPSSPSSGKGKTEKAEIPILPDVEQFWHERDTVPSVQDNDPIPWEHEDQETGERVK; encoded by the coding sequence ATGCTGGCAGCTGCCTTTGCAGACTCTAACTCCAGCAGCATGAATGTGTCCTTTGCTCACCTCCACTTTGCCGGAGGGTACTTGCCCTCTGATTCCCAGGACTGGAGAACCATCATCCCGGCTCTCTTGGTGGCTGTCTGCCTGGTGGGCTTCGTGGGAAACCTGTGTGTGATTGGCATCCTCCTTCACAGTGCTTGGAAAGGAAAGCCATCTATGATCCACTCCCTGATTCTGAATCTCAGCCTGGCTGATCTCTCCCTCCTGCTGTTTTCTGCACCTGTCCGAGCTACAGCGTACTCCAAAAGTGTTTGGGATCTAGGCTGGTTTGTCTGCAAGTCCTCTGACTGGTTTATCCACACATGCATGGCAGCCAAGAGCCTGACAATCGTTGTGGTGGCCAAAGTATGCTTCATGTATGCAAGTGACCAAGCCAAGCAAGTGAGTATCCACAACTACACCATCTGGTCAGTGCTGGTGGCCATCTGGACTGTGGCTAGCCTGTTACCCCTGCCGGAATGGTTCTTTAGCACCATCAGGCATCATGAAGGTGTGGAAATGTGCCTCGTGGATGTACCAGCTGTGGCTGAAGAGTTTATGTCGATGTTTGGTAAGCTCTACCCACTCCTGGCATTTGGCCTTCCATTATTTTTTGCCAGCTTTTATTTCTGGAGAGCTTATGACCAATGTAAAAAACGAGGAACTAAGACTCAAAATCTTAGAAACCAGATACACTCAAAGCAAGTCACAGTGATGCTGCTGAGCATCGCCATCACCTCTGCTCTCCTGTGGCTCCCCGAGTGGGTAGCTTGGCTGTGGGTATGGCATCTGAAGGCTGCAGGCCCGGCCCCACCACAAGGTTTCATAGCCCTGTCTCAAGTCCTGATGTTTTCCATCTCTTCTGCAAATCCTCTCATTTTTCTTGTGATGTCGGAGGAGTTCAGGGAAGGCTTGAAAGGTATATGGAAATGGATGATAACCAAAAAACCTCCAGCTGTCTCAGAGTCTCAGGAAACACCAGCTGGCAACTCAGAGGGTCTTCCTGACAAGGTTCCATCTCCAGAATCCCCAGCATCCATATCAGAAAAGGAGAAACCCAGCTCCCCCTCCTCTGGCAAAGGCAAAACTGAGAAGGCAGAGATTCCCATCCTTCCTGATGTAGAGCAGTTTTGGCATGAGAGGGACACAGTCCCTTCTGTACAGGACAATGACCCTATCCCCTGGGAACATGAAGATCAAGAGACAGGGGAACGTGTTAAATAG